A single region of the Saprospiraceae bacterium genome encodes:
- a CDS encoding tectonin domain-containing protein — translation MKKKFLTYFVLVCIGACQNGYDFDKIPKNDRVDLAIEQEFAMTRDLGLNTIPKDRLFSGVKQMKQQIARTKDGLNEGVSAIAWEERGPDNIAGRTRAILLDKRDESRNTLLAGGVSGGLWRTTNLLDENPDWSPIDDFWANLMVTCIAQDPNNPDQIYVGTGEGWFKEDDRMKGFGIWVSTDGGLNFNQLPITRSSVFSHIQDIVVDANGVVYAATRMGGVMRSEDGGQSWTQVLGLTIGKGATNRAADLEIGPDQDLYATLGIHSEGSLWKADFERNGANRGKNGTWENISPPQGAYSRIEVAVAPSDANVIYFLAQGLNANDCEYMFRSENGGLTWQSMLIPKTTDGKIFTRGQAWHNLIAAVDPNKAERLFIGGVNLYVSENAGRTFNQFTHDYGTSYQYVHADQHAIQFAEGSSDFILFGNDGGVWLTRDGSSPEPTVINRNKGFNVTQFYAGAIHPFNADYMLGGTQDNGTQQFTDPDLLGTNTITGGDGGFTHIDADFGYIQVSSYLYNYYWITGDGWQNRRKVTIGRNDGRFINPTDYDSESNTLYTGHKIGYFGRIEDVGNSNKVSDVAIAEFNGDMVSAVKTAPNTPGRVYFGLGNGNVVRVDDANTATPVPTLIREGEGYVSCIEVEDGNEDHLLVTYSNYGVISIWESMDGGLFWKPVEGNLPDMPIRWAIFTPGNSNSALIATELGVWGTDKLESVYTNWSPVNTGMANVRTDMLQYDKRSGRLMAATHGRGVFITDVFNTNADEGDFVCNWTDFPGTLKQISVADNQVWGVNALGDLMTYQNGAWQRTLRGIIDVGIGATGDLVALSADFIYESPSGVTWTGFGGLASRVDIASDGTPYLVSKSNYIYRKLERTWERIPGRALDIGCGADGSVYMVGFDKHVYKWNGTGWNEMPNSSAIRIDVDKNGLPWIINTRNEVLRFTGTDWEQMSAIAAQDISCDGLGNTYITSLTDSIHKWSCTAVEEAEVDTTVVEGIPFIASSNTSMERVEAFPNPFTNQINLRLDQASDESMQVTIFDQTGQIRYNYEGAPSNQTIMTTDSWPIGIYWMQVRQKTNMKTLKLIKVQR, via the coding sequence ATGAAGAAGAAATTCCTTACATACTTTGTTTTGGTATGTATTGGGGCGTGCCAAAATGGCTACGACTTTGACAAAATTCCGAAAAATGATCGTGTTGATTTAGCCATAGAACAGGAATTCGCCATGACCAGGGATCTTGGCTTGAATACGATTCCAAAAGATAGATTGTTTAGTGGAGTAAAACAAATGAAACAACAGATTGCTCGTACAAAGGATGGTCTCAATGAAGGTGTTTCTGCCATTGCATGGGAAGAACGCGGGCCTGATAATATAGCAGGCAGGACCCGGGCAATTTTATTAGATAAAAGAGATGAGAGCCGAAATACCCTCCTTGCAGGTGGGGTAAGTGGTGGATTGTGGCGAACGACTAATTTATTGGATGAAAACCCAGATTGGTCTCCCATTGATGATTTTTGGGCTAATTTAATGGTTACTTGTATTGCCCAAGACCCCAATAATCCAGATCAGATATATGTTGGAACTGGAGAAGGGTGGTTCAAAGAAGACGATAGGATGAAAGGGTTTGGTATTTGGGTTAGTACGGATGGCGGGTTGAACTTTAACCAATTACCAATCACTCGGTCTAGTGTTTTTTCTCATATTCAGGATATTGTAGTCGATGCTAATGGCGTTGTTTATGCGGCTACCCGAATGGGTGGCGTAATGCGGTCAGAAGATGGTGGGCAAAGTTGGACGCAAGTCCTAGGCCTAACGATAGGTAAAGGGGCAACGAACCGTGCAGCAGATTTGGAGATAGGTCCTGACCAAGACCTATACGCTACCTTAGGCATTCATTCAGAAGGAAGCCTATGGAAAGCTGACTTTGAGCGAAACGGAGCCAATAGAGGGAAAAATGGGACCTGGGAAAACATAAGCCCCCCTCAAGGTGCATATAGCCGGATAGAAGTAGCCGTAGCCCCTTCAGATGCTAATGTTATCTATTTCCTTGCACAAGGCCTAAATGCTAATGATTGTGAGTACATGTTTCGCTCAGAAAACGGCGGATTGACCTGGCAATCGATGCTTATTCCTAAAACTACTGATGGGAAAATATTTACGCGAGGCCAAGCTTGGCACAACCTGATTGCAGCCGTTGACCCCAATAAGGCGGAGCGTTTGTTTATAGGAGGGGTCAACTTATATGTTTCTGAAAATGCCGGTCGTACCTTTAATCAATTTACCCATGATTATGGTACATCTTACCAATACGTTCATGCCGATCAACATGCTATTCAATTTGCGGAAGGGTCTTCTGATTTTATCCTTTTTGGCAATGATGGCGGTGTCTGGCTGACCCGCGATGGAAGCAGCCCCGAACCTACCGTCATCAACCGAAATAAAGGATTCAATGTCACCCAGTTTTATGCTGGCGCCATACATCCCTTTAATGCGGATTATATGTTAGGTGGTACCCAAGACAATGGTACGCAGCAATTTACGGACCCGGACCTACTTGGTACGAATACGATTACTGGCGGTGATGGTGGTTTTACCCACATCGATGCGGATTTCGGGTATATTCAGGTTAGTTCCTACCTCTATAATTACTACTGGATTACAGGAGATGGGTGGCAAAACAGACGCAAAGTCACTATCGGAAGGAATGATGGCAGATTTATTAATCCGACAGACTACGATAGCGAATCCAACACCTTGTATACTGGTCATAAGATAGGTTACTTTGGACGCATAGAAGATGTTGGCAATTCCAATAAGGTGTCCGACGTTGCAATTGCCGAATTTAATGGAGACATGGTTTCGGCGGTAAAAACAGCACCAAATACACCTGGGCGAGTTTATTTTGGATTGGGAAATGGCAACGTTGTCCGTGTGGATGATGCTAATACGGCGACGCCAGTTCCGACCCTCATTCGTGAAGGTGAAGGATATGTATCCTGCATTGAAGTAGAGGACGGGAATGAGGATCATTTATTAGTTACCTATAGCAACTATGGCGTCATCAGCATCTGGGAATCTATGGATGGCGGTCTTTTCTGGAAGCCGGTAGAAGGCAATTTACCCGATATGCCGATACGATGGGCCATTTTTACCCCAGGTAATAGTAATTCAGCCCTAATTGCAACGGAGTTGGGCGTTTGGGGGACAGATAAACTTGAGTCAGTCTATACCAATTGGTCCCCTGTTAATACAGGGATGGCCAACGTTCGAACAGATATGTTGCAATACGACAAGCGTAGTGGCAGGTTGATGGCAGCAACCCATGGACGTGGGGTATTTATTACAGATGTATTCAATACAAATGCAGACGAAGGAGATTTTGTTTGCAATTGGACTGATTTTCCTGGAACATTAAAACAGATAAGTGTCGCTGACAACCAGGTTTGGGGTGTTAATGCCCTAGGTGATTTAATGACCTACCAGAATGGTGCGTGGCAAAGAACGTTAAGAGGGATTATTGATGTGGGCATAGGGGCTACAGGCGACCTTGTTGCCTTGTCAGCAGATTTTATTTATGAAAGCCCTTCAGGTGTAACCTGGACGGGTTTTGGTGGATTAGCTTCGCGGGTGGATATTGCGAGTGACGGCACTCCCTACCTCGTCTCCAAGAGCAATTATATTTATAGAAAGTTAGAAAGAACATGGGAGCGCATTCCAGGAAGAGCGCTGGATATTGGTTGTGGAGCAGACGGAAGTGTTTATATGGTTGGTTTTGATAAGCATGTTTACAAATGGAATGGCACAGGCTGGAATGAAATGCCTAATAGTTCTGCGATTCGAATTGATGTAGATAAAAACGGCTTGCCTTGGATCATCAATACAAGAAATGAAGTATTGCGGTTTACAGGTACGGATTGGGAACAGATGTCTGCTATTGCTGCACAGGACATCAGTTGTGATGGACTTGGAAATACCTATATCACCAGCCTAACAGACAGTATTCATAAATGGAGTTGTACCGCAGTGGAGGAAGCGGAGGTAGATACCACCGTCGTGGAGGGAATCCCTTTCATTGCCTCTTCCAATACCTCAATGGAACGGGTAGAAGCTTTCCCTAATCCCTTTACGAACCAAATTAATCTTCGTCTGGACCAAGCCAGCGATGAAAGTATGCAGGTGACCATTTTTGATCAAACTGGACAAATCAGATACAACTATGAGGGTGCGCCCTCAAATCAAACCATAATGACGACCGATAGCTGGCCTATCGGTATATACTGGATGCAAGTGAGACAAAAAACGAACATGAAAACACTGAAATTGATTAAAGTACAACGGTAA